GTCAGGCCGGGTTTAAGCGGTTATCCTAGGGGAAAGAGAATCTCATTGCCGAGGCCGGTTTACAGGTTAGACCCATGACTTCCCAATCGCCCATAAAGCGATGTTTTATGGCGCTTTGCTACACAGCAGCCGGACTATTAGCGACGGGGGCATGGCAAGGCTACCTAACCGGTGCCAACGTTCCCAACGACTCGCTGTTTCAATCTAGCGGCACATTGCGGCTGGCCTTTGCCCTAGAGCACATTCCCACTGCCCTGACCGGCAGAAACCAGCAGATTGTAATCGACCTGGGCCAGCGGCGGCTAGAGCTATACCGGGAAGACGAAGTCATTCTCAGCTACGACGTTGCCATTGGCCAAGACGATTGGCAAACTCCCGCAGGCAACTTCATTGTCCGAGACATGCGGCAAAATCCCGCGTGGCTCCACCCGATTACCCAAGAACCCGTTGGCCCCGGCCCTGACAACCCTCTAGGCTCCCGCTGGATCGGTTTTTGGACCGATGGCGAGCACCACATTGGGCTACACGGCACCAACGAGGAAGACTTAATTGGCGAGGCGGTTTCCCATGGCTGCGTGCGAATGCGGGAGTCTGACATTCAAGCTCTCTACACTCAGATCAGCCTGGGCACTCCCGTTCTAGTTAAGCCATAGCGCCTATAGCAAGCTACACAGAAACAGCGATATCCAGATCCATTGAAGCCAGGTCAATCGACTGCCAGCTCTTGCCATCTAGCGCCATCTGCTCAATCAGGCTGGCCAACCGTAGAGCTTTAAGGGCTTGCTCCCCGCCAACTGAGGGCTGCTCGCCCCCTCGCACGCAGTTAACAAAGTGCTCTAGCTCAGCGTGGAGAGGCTCAATGTTACTGGTGTAGACCTTTTCAATCAAACCGTCTTGGCGGTAGAGTACTTGGCCGTAATCGGTCAAACAGTTGGCCGTAGTCTGACGGTGAATCAGAATTTCGTTGTTGAGAAAGTCAGCTTCTGTCAAAGACTGCTTGCAGTGAGCCGTAATAGTGCGAATTTTCCGGTGAGTTACCTTACTCGAGGTCAAGGTGGCAACAATGCCGTTAGCAAACCCTAGTGTGGCCGTTACATAGTCTAGATATCCAGAACTAGAGGCTCGACTGCCTCGCGCTGTCAACGTCACCACAGACGATCCAGCCAATTCCAGTAGCAGGTCAATGTCGTGGATCATCAGATCCAATACGACAGATACATCGTTAGCCCGCTGAGAATAAGGGCTCATGCGACGAGCTTCTAAAGCCAGTAGCTCTTCAGTTTTGAGAACCTTGTGCAGTTCTTGAAAAGCCGGATTAAACCGCTCGATATGGCCTACCTGCAAAATGCAGTTAGAGGCAGCAGCAGCATTCACCAAAGACTCCGCTTCAGTAATGCTGGCAGCAATCGGCTTCTCAATCAGCACGTGTACCCCTGCCTGCAGACAGGCCATGCCGACAGCATGGTGGAGCCGCGTAGGAACAGCAATACAAACAGCATCTACATGCTTAATCAGATCGAGATAATCCTCGAAAAATCGAATGCGATACTTGCCTGCGGTATCTAAACCCCGCTCAACATTGACATCAGAAACGCCAACTAGCTCTACATCCTTCAAGCGGCTCAAGACCCGAGCATGGTGCTGGCCCATATTGCCAATACCAATCACGCCAACTCGAATAGGCTCTGGGAGATTTCGGTGTAAATGCATTTCTTCGGAACTTACGGAAGCCATCTGATCCTGCACGCCTGTCCCTCCTTATACGGGATTCAGGGGGTTTTACTTGGAAAGAGTCGTGTGTGCTAGCGGAAAGTCAAACAGATATTACCACAATGCTTTGCTCTGTAAAGATTCTATGCGGCTCTTTAAGCTAGACCTCAAGCAGCTTGAGCAGAGGGGTTTCTGTTGCCAGTATGTTAGGCAGAATATTGACCGCCTTTTGGCTCTGTGGCAGTTTCTTAAGCGTCCCTAAAGGGCTCTGGAAACAATAAGGGCTGCTCAGATGCGGTCGAAAGTGCAGGCTCTTCTAGAGCCGCTGCCGCATCTGGTCCCTCTAAACGACGGGCTCGAATGTCCTGCAAACGAGGGCCATCTACCGACAACACTACCCACTCAAACCCTTCGTAGATGAGACAGTCTCCCTCCGTAGGAATTTTTTGCATTTGGTAGATCAAAAATCCTCCTAGAGTTTGATATTCTTCGGCAAAGGGAAGATTGACTCTCAACAGCTCGTTGACCGTTTCAATATTGGTCTGTGCCTTTACTAAAAACGACTGATAATCCAACATTTTGACAAGGACTTCAGCCTCATCATCCGCTTCGTAAATGTCCCCAACGATCTCGGAGGTTACATCTCGCAACGTTACAAGCCCAGCAGTGCCGCCAAACTCATCGACGACCATCACCATTTCCTGGCCAGTGCGCTGCATGGTGTGTAGCAGCTCATGGAGCGGCATATACTCTGCGACAAATCGGGCCGGGCGAATGCTGGTCTGAATTGAGCTGTCGAGGTCTAGCTGATCTCGGGCCAAAAGCTGCAGCAGATCCCGCAGGTCAATAATGCCGCGAATATCATCTAAGGATTCGCCAATAGCAGGGTAGCGGGAATGGCCAGCTTCAGCAATGAGCGCCAGCACCTCTTGCAGGGAAGCCTCTTGAGGAACCGAGTCAATTTGGGTACGGGGAATCATAATTTCCCCAGCAGTGACATCTCGAAATTCAAAAACGTTGTTCAGCAGTTCCCGCTCATCTGCCTCTAGGCCGGGAGATTCAGCAGAGGTGCTAATAATTAGCTGCAGTTCCTCCGGGGTGAGACGGCTATAGCCAAACTGATTGCTGTACTTGATGCCAACTAGACCCAAAAGCCATCGAGTAGATTGATTGAGAATCCAAATAAAGGGGTTGAATAAGCGGGCAATGGTGAGACTAGGCGGCCCCAAAAACCGGGCCAGCTGCTCTGGGTAGAGAATCGCGACGGATTTGGGACAGAGCTCACCTAGCACGATTTGCAGGTAAGCAATTAGAAAAAAGGCGAGCGGAATCGACAGGGAGTGAGACATTCCCTGAATCACAGTAGGGGGCAGCGGCAGGCGAGCAATCCAAAAGGACAGGATAACGGCTAGGGTGCTCTCACCAATCCAGCCTAGAGCCAAACTGGCCAGGGTGATCCCTAGTTGGGTGGTTGACAGTAACCGATCCAGGCTGCGCTGGAGCCGCTGCACGGTTTTCGCCTGAGCATCTCCTTGAGAAACGAGCTGGCTTACCCGAGAACGGCGCACCGAGACAATGGAAAACTCGGCTGTTACAAAAAAAGCGTTTAAGCCAATGAGGAGCAGCACCGCCAGCAATCGGGTCGAGATATCTGCAGCTGTTAGTTCGGGGGAGATTACCACAAGCAGTACGTCGAACCAGGGGCACATCCTCTAGCAGGGCTAACACTAGCCGTGAAAGGAGAGAAGGCAAAAACCCAGAGCAAAGAACAGTGGGAATAACTGCTCAAGTTAAGTGACTGCTGTTAGCAGGCTAGGTGCGATCAGACCAAGCTGCAATTGCGACGCTCCTAGACTGAGCTAATACCTCTCATCCGTCATTGTAGTGGCATATTTTTCATCCTGAACCAGGAGATGCTGAGCCTGCCTCAGAAAACTCAGTTGCTTGAGGCCGACCCCCCACTTTGAATGCGGGACTTGACCTCTTGAAGAATGTCCGCTTCGCTGAGAAATGCCGCTGTTCCGTCGCCCCCAGCGCCACTCTCTCGCGTTACTGGGGTGCCGCTTGTAGGTCGGGTCTCTGGCTGCCGGACTCCCGTCAGCGCCTGGCTCCCCAGCGTATATCCCCAGGAAGCACTCACAACCCCTCCCCCAATCATGAGGGACAGCAGAATGAGCGTAAATGCAACAGCAGGATTCACAGAGAACTCCTTTTCATATAAGCAGGGGATGAGAGTGAATAAACAGGGAAGAGTCAGGTGAAATGGCTGAGCCGCCAGAAAATTTGCCGGAAAATTATTGGGCCAGCGTGCTCTTCTGCGAAGATTTGGCTATAGTATTGCGACAAAGGATGCACCTTTGGTTCTTAGTAATAGAATAATAGAAACAAACCCAGGGTTGGCCGAGCGGATTAGGCAGCGAACTCATAATTCGCCCCAGACAGGTTCGATTCCTGTACCCTGGATCTGCCTCGTTAGTCTTACCCAAACCCTTTGCTCCAGAGCACTAGCGTCTGGGAACGGTTTCGAAGATGAACTGGCTGCCTACAACGCCGCCTGAGCTTTGGTAAGTGGGCAGCAGCAGCAGGGTTGTGTTAAAGGGGTTAGCTAGATCGGGAACCCGAATTGTGGGATCAATGGTATTTTGCACAGTCAGCTGATCTTGAATGATGGCGCTGACTGAGTTGGAGTCCCAAGCAATTTGCTGCTCGGAGAACCCTCCTAAACCCAATATTGAGCCGGCGCGCCCCGTAATCGACATATTCTGGAAGAAGTCGCCTGAGTAGTTGAAGAAAGCTTCATCAACGGCTTCTGGAATAGTTGGGGCATTTTGGGCAAAGGCGGCTGGCGCAGCGGCTAGGCAGGCAGCGGCCAAAGCAACGGTGATGCCGGTGATGCGCTTAAGTGGGATACCCATGAATTGACTCCTCAACACTGCTCACGTAAATGTTATTGGCGGTTTTGGCAGACCTCTAGGGCATTCAACTTTAGCCGTTCGATCGCGGCGGCGTGAGTCGGTCTGGCTGGAGGGTCTGTTTGCTAGTCCTTTATACCTCAAACCTTCGAAAAAAGCTCAAGTACAAGGAATTTCATGACCATGAATCATCTGCTGGAGATTGACCTGGGTGCGTTGAAACAGGCAAGTAAGCCAACGCTACGCCAGCACCTACTGAATTTGTTGTGCCAGGTGGCCTACAAGGAAGGAGATTTTGTCCTCTCTTCAGGGCAGCGCAGTTCGTACTACATCAATGGTAAACAGGTAACGCTGCACCCTCAAGGAGCCTGGATGGTGGGCTGGCTGCTGCTGGAGCAGTTACCGGCAGAGGCCCAGGCCGTAGCGGGGCTGACGCTGGGGGCTGATCCGATGGTGACGGCTGTGAGTATGGCGGGGGCTGACTGCGATCGCACTCTCTTTCCTCTAATCATTCGCAAGGAGGCCAAAGGCCACGGCACCCAGGCCTATATTGAAGGCGTAGCTCTGCCCGAGGGCACCCCAGTTGTGGTGCTGGAGGACGTCGTTACCACGGGGCAGTCGGCGTTAAAGGCGGTAGAACGGTTGCGGGGCGCAGGCTACCAAGTTAATCAGGTGCTGGCCTTGGTAGATCGACTGCAGGGTGGCGCAGAGCTCTATCAGCAGCAGGGGCTAACCTTTGAGGCTCTCTTTACAATTAAAGATCTTCAGTCCCGCTGGGCTGAGATCAACCCGGCTTAGCAGGCCATACAGCCAGAACTCTCATGTCATTGCCCCCATCGCGGCCCGATATTGCCTTCATTCCCACCCCAGCAGATGCCATTGAGGCCATGCTGGATCTAGCTCAGGTTACGGCAGCCGATCGGTTCTACGACCTGGGCTGTGGGGATGGGCGGCTGCTGATCCGGGCGGCTCAGCGGTGTGGCTGCCGGGGCGTAGGCATTGATATCGATCCGGTTCAGATTGAAGCTGCGATCGCATCTGCCCAACAAGCAGGGGTGGGCGATCGCATCGGCTTCCGCCAGGAAAATCTCTATGCCAGCGACTTCGCTGATGCCACGGTCGTAGCGATCTATCTGTTGCCCCACCTAAATTTGCGGCTGCGGCCCCGGCTGCTGAGCCAGCTGCGGCCCGGTACTCGCATTGTCTCGCATCAGTTTGATATGGGGGATTGGCAGCCCGACCGGGTGGTTAGGCTAGAGCCCTCAGAAGAAGACTCAACCCTGTACCTCTGGATTGTGCCTTTTGACATCCCTTCTAACCTGGCAACGACTTGAGCTAACCCGATCAAAGCTCAGACTCTAGGGAAAGCTCAACCAGTGCTCGCCCCGCGGCCAGGGCCATCTGGCTTGTCTCGTAGTCTTCTCCATCGTTGAGCACGACCAGTTCAGGGGTAATTACCCAGCAGCGGTAGAGGCCCCAGTTCAGGCTGACCCCCACAATCCACCCCGGGAACGCTACGATTTCTATCAGCCTGCCTTCATTCATGGCCCTCACCTTGCGATCGCACTTACGACTATCACAGCCGTTAATTTGAATGGCTTGCCAGCCCCCTGGGAAAGATTAGGGCAGCAGAGCACAGCCCACTGGCAAAATAAAATCTATTAATTTAGTTCAAGTGTACTATACTTGAGCTTATAAGTGTAAAAGACAGGCAAGTTCAAGTTTTCCCAACGTGAATTCCTTGCCTGCCTGGCCCTGTTGTTGTGGGGTAGCGGTTCTGACCCAAGGTCGGCAACCGCCCTCGGCTGACCTTGCCCGCCCTCTGTTATCCCAGTTATCTCAGGATTATGGCCACTAAAAACGAGTCTAAAAACGAATCTTCAGAGAAGCAAAAGGCACTCTCTCTGGTAATGAACCAGATTGAGCGCAACTTTGGCAAAGGCTCGATCATGCGTCTCGGAGAAGCTAACCGAATGCAGATCGAGACCATTCCCACCGGAGCCCTAACCCTTGATTTGGCGCTAGGCGGTGGACTGCCCAAAGGCCGGGTAATCGAAATTTACGGGCCAGAAAGTTCCGGTAAAACCACTGTCGCGCTCCATGCCCTAGCAGAAGTGCAGAAGCGCGGTGGCGTTGCTGCCTTTGTCGATGCCGAGCATGCTCTCGACCCAGTCTATGCCCAAGCTCTAGGCGTCGACATTGATGAACTGCTGATAGCCCAACCTGACACTGGGGAAATGGGCCTAGAGGTCGTCGATCAGCTGGTGCGCTCCTCTGCGGTTGATGTGATCGTTGTAGACTCGGTGGCGGCTCTGGTGCCCCGCGCAGAGATCGAAGGAGAAATGGGTGATGTCCACGTAGGTCTGCAGGCGCGCTTGATGAGTCAGGCCCTACGAAAAATCACTGGCAACATCGGCAAATCTCAGTGCACCGTTATCTTTTTAAACCAGCTGCGGCAGAAAATTGGGGTTTCCTACGGCAACCCGGAGACTACTACCGGCGGCAATGCCCTCAAGTTCTATGCCTCCGTTCGCCTCGACATTCGCCGCATCCAGACGCTTAAGAAGGGCACCGAGGAGTACGGAATTCGGGCCAAGGTGAAGGTGGCGAAGAACAAGGTAGCTCCGCCCTTCCGCATCGCTGAATTCGACATTCTCTTCGGCCACGGCATCTCCACCCTAGGCTGTCTGATTGACCTAGCTGAGCAGACCGGCGTCGTCAGCCGCAAGGGAGCCTGGTACAGCTATGAAGGTGACAACATCGGCCAAGGCCGCGACAACACTATTCAGCGAATGCAGGAAGACCCAGCCTTTGCCCAAAAGGTTGAAGATCAGGTCAAGGAAAAGCTGCAGATGGGAGCCTTGCCCCTAGCCACCACCAGCATTGAGGTAGAGGATGAAGTTCTAGAGGATGAGGAATAACCCCCTAAATCCCTCATAAGTCAGACGGTACAGGAGCGAATGTTCGACACACTGGGAGTAAGTTTCAACCGCAAACCCAGCAACAGCAACCTTCGCTCCTATGGCTTCTACTGTTCTAATTACCGGCGCATCCCAAGGAATTGGTCGTGCGATCGCATCTCTCTTTGCCCGCCACGGCTATAACCTGATTTTGGCAGCTCGCAATTGCGATCGCCTCAATCAGTTTGCAGAAGAGCTTGTTGCCAACAACCATTCTGTTTTAGTAGTCCCCACAGACGTAAAAGACGCTGCCCAAGTCGAGGCACTGGTTCAAAAAGCCCTAGCGGAATTTGGCACCATTGATGTCTTAGTCAACAACGCCGGCATTTACATCTCTGGCCCAGCCGATGAATTTTCTCTAGAAGACTGGCACCAAGCCATCGACACCAATCTGTGGGGCTACATCCACACCATTCATGCCCTGCTGCCTCACTTTGTAGCGCGGCGGGCAGGCACAATCGTCAACCTTGGGTCCATTGGCGGCAAGGTGCCTCTGCCTTATCTAGTGCCCTACAGCACCAGTAAATTTGCCGTCACTGGCCTCACTCGCTCTCTCCACGCAGAGCTAGCCCCCAAAGGCATCCACGTCTGCGGCGTTTACCCCAACATAATCAAAACCAGCTTCTTAGAGCGGGCCATTTTTAGCGGCAACAGCGAGGCCGACAGAGAAGCCCGTAGAAAGCAGGTAGAGCAGGTAGTCCAAGTTCCCTTTGTAGAAAAACCTGAAAAAGTAGCTGCAGCCGTCTGGAAGGCCGTTACTCAACGCCGCCGAGAAATTGTCGTTGGCTCTGCAAAACTATCCGCCGCAAGCTACCGCCTCCTTCCCCAAGGTATGGAGTGGATGATCCGTAGAGTTTTTCAGAACAAAGACCCCATGGGGCAGAGCAGCCCTGCTCCAGACTAAAACTCCTGAGTCAACACAGGGCGATAGCGCCTTGGAAAACTGTCACGCAACTGGCCTTCTCACGTCGTGCAAAGGAGTGGGTAACTCAATTTCAGAGAAGTCAGCATTGACCAACTCAACAAGATCTTTGAGCTTTTCCTTCCGACGCTGCAGTGGCAGGGTCAAAGCCAGGTTGGCATCCTCCAGGATGTGCTTCCAGGTGTAAAGCCAATCGTATCTTTTCAAAACATTGACCAAATTATCGCGGCGAATTTGGGCTACCCGCTCCGGCTGACTGTCCAGCTCAGCCAACACGTCGGCAATGTTCTCCATGTCAAAAGGCAGGCGAATAACGGCATCAGGCCAATCGAAGTACTGCTCAAAGATTTCTGTATCTGGTGGAGTGCCTAAAACAACTGTACCTGCTGCCAAGCCTTCAAAAAAACGCCAGCCAAATTCTGGGGGGCGTCCCGCTGTAGACGAGTCGTTAATCTTACTGCGGTTAGCAAAAAAATAAGTGGTGCGCTTGAGCTGATTAGCCAGTAAACTCCGGTGCTCACGGTGGTTAGGAGTGCGGAACACCTTAGCCGTATCGTATAAGTAGAAAAACGATTCCTTTTCAGCCAGCTCCATCAGAGCTGCATGGGTGACTTGGGAGCGCCGCCCAATATAGCTAACTTTAATAAACCTTTCTGGCGGGTTGGGATAGGGGCAAAACTTCACTGCATCTATCGTAAAAGGCAGGTATTCGCAGGGGCGTCCTGTCGCTTCCGTGATCTCCTCTGTGGTGTAGAACGTATTTGAGTAGATCTTGTCAAACTCAGCATATTCTCTATGCAGAATTTTCAGATCGTCAATCTCCTTCTGCCACAGCTCAACAAAGTGAGCTACTGCATAGCGGCATTTCTCACGCCAGTTAGGAATAGCCTGCAGGCTGAGAATCTCCCAAGGCTCTGTCAAAATAACGTAGAGCAGATCGTACTCCTGATCTAGCGGAGTTGCACTGACTTTAGGGGCTACAAAGCGCTTGAACGATGTTGTCCAGGCTATCTTTCGCATCAGTTTAAAGACGCCCTTTGTCAACCTATTTGATTGCAGCTTAGTTTTCAGCCACTCCTTGAGAGATCTCTTCAAACCCGTAGTTTCTCTGGCGGCACCAACTTTAGAAGCCTCAGTAGAAGCACGTCCTAGCAAGTGCTGAGGGGTGACAATGTCAGCTGAGTCCATTTCAATAATCCAGTCTTCGAACTCGAAGGGAACTGAATTGGCAACTAGATCCTTACCGGGATTATCTCGCTGAGAGATAACCAGCACACGTTTTCGGTTGTTGACTCGGCGACTGGATTGCATAAGACTTAGTGAATAGCTGAAGGACACTGAAAAACAACATCTAAGGATGTCATCTCAGCTACTCTAATCGGCTGATACTAACAGCAAGTTGGAGCAGCTAACCCTAGTAGATCCCCTCGTGCTCGCTTTGTTAGTAACACAATACCTGGATTCACAAACTTCGGCTGAAGTGATATCTGCATGCTTCACAAAGACTTTGCATAGAAACGTATTTTCTTAACTCTAATTGGAGTAAATTGCTGTTTTAAGTCGTGGTATTTATATAGAAAAATTAACCCCACAACCCTTAGCCTCTTGGCTTATACGCTTTGCTCGCAATGACTAGTTCTGGCTACCTACTTACCAAAAGACTGCTGCGCTTCACAGTCCACAAAAAGCAAGTAGCGCAGTGACAATTTGTTTGACTTGGGCCGCTTGCCTAACAAAGTGAAGCTCTCTCTGGTTTAGCCTGTGGTTTTACAGTATGGTTTTGCTGTAGGTCTTGGGTCTTGCCTAAGACCATTTCCCACAAATAGACTCGACAGCAAAGTGCAGCCCTATGTCAGCCCCCTTGAACTCCAACGCTTTCGTCAAACTAAAAACGGCGTGGCTAATAGCCATTCCCGCTGTGATCATGCTGCCCCTAGGTTCCGTCCTCGCTGCAACCACAGCTCCCCCTGCGACCTCAAACTTGGGCAGGACTGAGCTTCTGCTGGCCCAAGAATCTATCACTGAAACCGTGCTGTACTTCGAAACCGCTAGTAGGGCGGTGCGCATCTATCGGCGCGGCAGTGACCTATTTATGAACCTCTACAACCGTAGAACAGACGTGGTTGAGGTCAACAGCACCCCCGCAGAACTGGTACCCAGCACTCGCGATCAGACAGTGTATAAAAACAGTCTGGGAGAGGTAGATCGGATGGCTCGAGTCACCATTCGGGGCGAAGCTGAACTCGAGATTGTGGCTGCTGATGGAGAAGTCATCTTAAGCGAGCCCGGCAGCAGCACCGTTGTGGGGGTACCTTCGGGAGAAACAGACTTCCAGGGCAACAACTTTGCCCCAGGGACTGGAGCTATTGTCTTAGCCTCACGTTATGCCAATCTTCGCCAAAGTCCTAATGGAGGTAGCAATGTGATTACGACCGTACCTCGCCGGGAATTTGTTGACGTGCTAGATCGGGTGGGCAGCCTCCGCGACGGCTTTATCTGGTATCAGGTGCTTTACAACGGGCAAACTGGCTGGGTGCGTGGCGACCTGCTACAGCCTACCTAGGGAGGCAGCCTACTGCGATGCTCCGCTGATGACTAGCTGGCCTTCTTGAATCTGGATATCTTGTAGGGTAATGCCGCTTTGGGCCAGTGCTTGGCCTAGCTGTGCCTCTAGCTGCTCTTGAGATAGCCCTACTTGACTAGCCAGTTCGGCCAGCGGGAGTTGAAAGCGCCCAATCGTAACAACCGTATTCTCATCTAGCACCAAGCGGCCCGCGTCTATTCGGGGGCTGCCTTTGACCCCGATATAAATATCGCGATCGGCAAGAACCGGAAATCTTTGGGTCAGCTGCGAGAGGGCCTGCTGACCCTGGGCCGGTAGGGCACCTGGAGGAATATCAGATAGGTTGACTACCATGCCGCTCTCAATCTGATTATTTTCTAGAGAAGTATTAATCCCTTTGGCGGCTTCTAGAAGCTGGGCGGTGCTGGGCTCCTGTGCGATCGCACCCAGCACCACCTGATTGACCTCAGCCTCGGTGAGCGTAATAGATAGAGGCGCGTCAGCGGAGTCGGTTGTAACCATTTTGCTGACCAGCAGGTCATTGGCAGTGCCAACCTGCTCAGGCAGAGGCTGGCTCGCTGCAGTGTACCAAGTAGGCAGATGAGTCGCCCGAGTCCACGAATAGGCAGCAACGCCCCCAACAACCCCAAACACAACAGCGACGCTCAGAAAAAATGCCTTGTTCACAGTCAAAAGGTGCAGAGTGTATCGGGCCTACTGTAGCTTAAGCAGGAGAAGATTGACACTAGTAGAGCCAAGGCACCCCACTGCCTGCCTGCTTAGGTGAAGCCTTAAGCTTTCCTTCTGCCCTCTGCTTTTCTCCTTCTGCCTTAAACTAAACCACCTTCAAAACCATACCTTCACGGGCCAAATAGGCATTGGGAAAATGGCCTTGAATCTTAAGCTCTAACTGATCCAAGCAGTCATCGTCGTGGCGAGGATCGTGGTGAAACAGGATCAGTTCTTTGACGTTGGCACTCTTGGCCGTTTCAACCCCAACCTCCCAAGGCACAACACCTTGAGCTCCGTGACCATAGTAATCAGGGTCAGCGTAGGTGCCATCTAAAATCAAAACATCTGCCCCAGCCGCCAAATACATCAAATTAGGGTCAACCCGATGCTGGCTATGGTCAGTATCAGTTGCATATACCAGCGAATGGCCTTGCCAGGAGACCCGATACCCCAAAGCACCCGTACAGTGATTCAGGCCAATCGTCTCTATTACCACTTCGGCTAAAGGAATAACGCTGCCTGCATTGATATTGTGGAAAACAAGCTGGGCCTGCATCTGCTGAAGCGGAGTAAAGAAGTTGGGCCGCAGCATTTGCTCAGTCAAGGACTGTTTAATAGAAGCGCCGTTGTGGGCAGGGGCCCCGTAGATATGGAACGAGTTGCCCGTCTTAAAAGCAGGTAGGAAAAAAGGGAATCCCTGAATTCGATCCCAGTGAGTATGGGTGAAGAAAATTCGAGCCTCCACGTCCGAAGGCTGTCGGGCAAGGTGCTTACCCAGGCTTCGTAGGCCCGTACCGCCGTCAAAGATAAGGCGTTGCCCGCCCACTAAAACTTCGACACAGGACGTGTTGCCGCCATATTTGAGGGTATCTGCACCGGGAGTTGGAACACTGCCACGCACTCCCCAAAAGCGAGCTGTAAAACCGCCAGGAACTTCTAAATCCCTGGTCTCTTTGTCAAAGACCACTGCAGATTTATTCTCTTTTAAGGGTGCGATTTCAGACTCAGTCATTTCCTAGCAGGCAGGTCGAGTGGGGGTGGAAGATCACAAGTTAGCGTAAATGCCCTTGCATCTTTAGAGGCAGCAAGTGAATTGGCTAGAGTTAGCGGCTACCAGCCCCTTGAGTAAGCCGTAAGGGCCTAGGGAACTCAACACCCGTAATGGACAACAGCTAGATCAATAGACTACTGATATTTCGTATATTCAGCAACGCTGCCACGGGTCGGGACGATTGCCGTTAAAAAGGGCAAGACATTTCTA
The window above is part of the Pseudanabaena sp. FACHB-2040 genome. Proteins encoded here:
- a CDS encoding L,D-transpeptidase; its protein translation is MTSQSPIKRCFMALCYTAAGLLATGAWQGYLTGANVPNDSLFQSSGTLRLAFALEHIPTALTGRNQQIVIDLGQRRLELYREDEVILSYDVAIGQDDWQTPAGNFIVRDMRQNPAWLHPITQEPVGPGPDNPLGSRWIGFWTDGEHHIGLHGTNEEDLIGEAVSHGCVRMRESDIQALYTQISLGTPVLVKP
- a CDS encoding glycosyltransferase, whose product is MQSSRRVNNRKRVLVISQRDNPGKDLVANSVPFEFEDWIIEMDSADIVTPQHLLGRASTEASKVGAARETTGLKRSLKEWLKTKLQSNRLTKGVFKLMRKIAWTTSFKRFVAPKVSATPLDQEYDLLYVILTEPWEILSLQAIPNWREKCRYAVAHFVELWQKEIDDLKILHREYAEFDKIYSNTFYTTEEITEATGRPCEYLPFTIDAVKFCPYPNPPERFIKVSYIGRRSQVTHAALMELAEKESFFYLYDTAKVFRTPNHREHRSLLANQLKRTTYFFANRSKINDSSTAGRPPEFGWRFFEGLAAGTVVLGTPPDTEIFEQYFDWPDAVIRLPFDMENIADVLAELDSQPERVAQIRRDNLVNVLKRYDWLYTWKHILEDANLALTLPLQRRKEKLKDLVELVNADFSEIELPTPLHDVRRPVA
- the pyrE gene encoding orotate phosphoribosyltransferase; protein product: MNHLLEIDLGALKQASKPTLRQHLLNLLCQVAYKEGDFVLSSGQRSSYYINGKQVTLHPQGAWMVGWLLLEQLPAEAQAVAGLTLGADPMVTAVSMAGADCDRTLFPLIIRKEAKGHGTQAYIEGVALPEGTPVVVLEDVVTTGQSALKAVERLRGAGYQVNQVLALVDRLQGGAELYQQQGLTFEALFTIKDLQSRWAEINPA
- a CDS encoding hemolysin family protein, producing the protein MCPWFDVLLVVISPELTAADISTRLLAVLLLIGLNAFFVTAEFSIVSVRRSRVSQLVSQGDAQAKTVQRLQRSLDRLLSTTQLGITLASLALGWIGESTLAVILSFWIARLPLPPTVIQGMSHSLSIPLAFFLIAYLQIVLGELCPKSVAILYPEQLARFLGPPSLTIARLFNPFIWILNQSTRWLLGLVGIKYSNQFGYSRLTPEELQLIISTSAESPGLEADERELLNNVFEFRDVTAGEIMIPRTQIDSVPQEASLQEVLALIAEAGHSRYPAIGESLDDIRGIIDLRDLLQLLARDQLDLDSSIQTSIRPARFVAEYMPLHELLHTMQRTGQEMVMVVDEFGGTAGLVTLRDVTSEIVGDIYEADDEAEVLVKMLDYQSFLVKAQTNIETVNELLRVNLPFAEEYQTLGGFLIYQMQKIPTEGDCLIYEGFEWVVLSVDGPRLQDIRARRLEGPDAAAALEEPALSTASEQPLLFPEPFRDA
- the recA gene encoding recombinase RecA, whose protein sequence is MATKNESKNESSEKQKALSLVMNQIERNFGKGSIMRLGEANRMQIETIPTGALTLDLALGGGLPKGRVIEIYGPESSGKTTVALHALAEVQKRGGVAAFVDAEHALDPVYAQALGVDIDELLIAQPDTGEMGLEVVDQLVRSSAVDVIVVDSVAALVPRAEIEGEMGDVHVGLQARLMSQALRKITGNIGKSQCTVIFLNQLRQKIGVSYGNPETTTGGNALKFYASVRLDIRRIQTLKKGTEEYGIRAKVKVAKNKVAPPFRIAEFDILFGHGISTLGCLIDLAEQTGVVSRKGAWYSYEGDNIGQGRDNTIQRMQEDPAFAQKVEDQVKEKLQMGALPLATTSIEVEDEVLEDEE
- a CDS encoding SDR family oxidoreductase, translating into MASTVLITGASQGIGRAIASLFARHGYNLILAARNCDRLNQFAEELVANNHSVLVVPTDVKDAAQVEALVQKALAEFGTIDVLVNNAGIYISGPADEFSLEDWHQAIDTNLWGYIHTIHALLPHFVARRAGTIVNLGSIGGKVPLPYLVPYSTSKFAVTGLTRSLHAELAPKGIHVCGVYPNIIKTSFLERAIFSGNSEADREARRKQVEQVVQVPFVEKPEKVAAAVWKAVTQRRREIVVGSAKLSAASYRLLPQGMEWMIRRVFQNKDPMGQSSPAPD
- a CDS encoding class I SAM-dependent methyltransferase codes for the protein MSLPPSRPDIAFIPTPADAIEAMLDLAQVTAADRFYDLGCGDGRLLIRAAQRCGCRGVGIDIDPVQIEAAIASAQQAGVGDRIGFRQENLYASDFADATVVAIYLLPHLNLRLRPRLLSQLRPGTRIVSHQFDMGDWQPDRVVRLEPSEEDSTLYLWIVPFDIPSNLATT
- a CDS encoding Gfo/Idh/MocA family oxidoreductase; protein product: MASVSSEEMHLHRNLPEPIRVGVIGIGNMGQHHARVLSRLKDVELVGVSDVNVERGLDTAGKYRIRFFEDYLDLIKHVDAVCIAVPTRLHHAVGMACLQAGVHVLIEKPIAASITEAESLVNAAAASNCILQVGHIERFNPAFQELHKVLKTEELLALEARRMSPYSQRANDVSVVLDLMIHDIDLLLELAGSSVVTLTARGSRASSSGYLDYVTATLGFANGIVATLTSSKVTHRKIRTITAHCKQSLTEADFLNNEILIHRQTTANCLTDYGQVLYRQDGLIEKVYTSNIEPLHAELEHFVNCVRGGEQPSVGGEQALKALRLASLIEQMALDGKSWQSIDLASMDLDIAVSV